In Phragmites australis chromosome 17, lpPhrAust1.1, whole genome shotgun sequence, the following are encoded in one genomic region:
- the LOC133896968 gene encoding uncharacterized protein LOC133896968 — protein sequence TLVPSSFHAAVRPTGPNLREAYPAARRSAPTVCWPCSELPVPGRRHQGGVRTCGSIPASYSRAAAARSPSSSSSRRLHRRRPRGHVGPPAGAPGAGGLREVPRLLQRAPRVGAPGGRSESAGRRGAPALLGWPQQRRPASAVGGELLLGKHTKANAIVSFNNWPASEAVPYFEQIGPLFSQLIPMMEASPVYSVARNASGDAWKALFDLTGGFILEFDQEAMVSLSKFVDQLPSVMNQVTKGVSEFNPTPPENHQSCKNSYSVKFSVDAIEDTDIGGQIKKTILSGTHLTPCMLFINNSAKYVCRSNILLVIHHQQ from the exons ACCCTCGTCCCCTCCTCGTTCCATGCGGCCGTCCGGCCCACCGGTCCAAACCTTCGAGAGGCCTATCCTGCCGCGCGTCGGTCGGCCCCGACGGTTTGCTGGCCGTGCTCGGAGCTTCCAGTCCCAGGTCGGCGACACCAAGGGGGAGTCCGTACCTGCGGGAGCATTCCTGCATCATattcccgcgcggccgccgcgcgctcGCCGTCGTCAAGTTCCTCGCGGCGCCTCCATCGGCGCCGTCCCCGAGGTCACGTAGGG CCACCTGCTGGAGCTCCTGGCGCGGGAGGTCTTCGAGAGGTTCCACGCCTGCTACAACGCGCTCCTCGCGTCGGGGCTCCAGGAGGCAGGTCTGAGAGCGCtggacgtcgcggagctcccgcTCTACTCGGTTGGCCACAG CAACGGCGCCCTGCTTCAGCTGTTGGTGGGGAGCTACTTCTCGGAAAGCATACAAAG GCTAACGCCATTGTCTCGTTCAACAATTGGCCAGCTTCGGAGGCTGTTCCTTACTTTGAACAG ATAGGCCCTCTTTTTAGTCAATTGATTCCAATGATGGAGGCCTCACCTGTTTACTCTGTTGCCAGAAATGCATCAG GAGATGCATGGAAGGCTCTATTTGATTTAACTGGAGGTTTTATACTGGAATTTGATCAAGAAGCTATGGTATCACTGAGCAAATTTGTCGATCAGTTACCATCAGTAATGAATCAG GTTACAAAGGGCGTGTCTGAATTCAATCCAACACCGCCTGAAAACCATCAATCCTGCAAAAACTCCTACAGC GTGAAATTCAGCGTTGATGCTATTGAAGATACCGATATTGGTGGACAAATAAAGAAAACCATACTGTCAGGAACACATCTAACTCCATGCATGCTTTTTATAAATAATTCTGCAAAATATGTGTGCAGGAGCAACATCCTGTTAGTCATTCACCACCAACAATAG